From the Gemmatimonadota bacterium genome, the window CATTGCCCTTCTCACACCATCGCTTGCGCAATACTACGCACATCTTGCATCAAAATTGTACTCGACCCCGATCAAAACCATCCTCCTGCGCCTCGATGCACATCACCTCATCTATCACCTGTTCGCAGCCCATATATGCCTGACAACGCCACACTGGCAAAATATTAAAACCCGCATCGCACAACACAAAAACCGGATAGCCTATCCCCTATCCGACCACCCCCTGACAAACAAATTCCGCGCGTATTTTCGCCAAAAATAAAGGCGATCCCATTTCCTGGGACCGCCATTCCTATCCGTACAACATACCCTGCACCTACGCGATATCTATCACCCGCTCAAAAATTGCCCGCGTCTGTGCCATATCGTTCTTCAAAACATCTTCAAACACCTCAGCCGTATCAAACCCCATCGCCCTGGCCACTGCTGTCAACGCCCGGTCTTCGGTGGGCAAATGGGTGCGTGCCTGCTCGTCCTGGCGTCTGATCACCTTCTCAACAGTACGCAAAAACACATACGCTTGCTGAAGACGTTGTGCATCTTCTACCTCCAAAAACCCGCCCTCTACCAATCTTCTCAGTGCCTCAAGCGTATTGGCACTGCGCAACTCCGGATGATCTTTGGCGAACTTCAACTGCAAAATTTGTACAATAAACTCAATATCTACAATCCCTCCCGCATCTGTTTTGATACTCACCACCTTACGGGATCTTTGCCCATCTTTGCGCTCCATCTTCTTGCGAATATCCAGCATCGTGGCAACTTCCTCATCTGAAAACCCGCTACCCACAATAAAAGGCTCAAACAAATTCAGCAACTTTTCTCCCAAAACTGGATCGCCAGCGACAACCCGGCTCCGAGACAATGCCATGCGCTCCCACGTTGACGCGCGCGTCTCCAAATAGCGACTATAAGATTCCAGAGACAGTGCCAGAAGCCCGCTTGCCCCCTCGGGACGCAACCGCGGATCCACCGGATAGAGCTTCCCCTGCGGGGTATTCTGCTCCAGCATCGCGATCATCTGCTGTGCCAGATCGATAAAAAATTGCAAATTCCCCTGCGGCCTCGCGCCATCTGTTTCGCCATCTTCGCCATATACAAATACGATATCCAGATCCGAACCAAAACTCAATTCATCTCCACCCATCTTGCCCAGGCCCAGCACCACAAACCCGACCTCCTCACCGCTGCGATTGCGCGGCACCCCGCGTTTTTCGACCAACCGTGCATAAACCACCTCATAAACCGCCTGCACAACCGCATCGGCCAACATCGTCAGCGCCTCAAATGTTTCAAATGTATCGGTCAAGCCCACGAGATTGCGCGTGCCAAAGCGCAGCAACTCGCGATGTTTTATCCTGTTTAGAACACTCACCAATTCGGGCGTATCGCCATACTGCTCAATCTGTGCGCGCAACTGTTCTCGCAAAGCGTCCATACCCGGACTGAGATGCAAAACCTCTGCTTCCGGATCCAGATACAAAACCTCTGGACGAACCAGCCAATCGAGCAATCCGGGGTTGCGCGTTATCACCTGCACCAGAAATTGGCTACCCACACACAGTGACAACATCAGTTGGCGAAATCCCTGGTTAGATGCCAAAATGCGGAAAAACATATCGCCCGCGCCATAAGCAGACACCAGACTCTCCAGATTGCTCAACCCCTGATCCGGATCGGCGGACTCCTGAAGTGCCTGCATCAATGCCGGTGCCAATTCTGTAAAGCTCTGACGCGCCCGTGTGCCCCGAATCCGCGGCACATGCCCAAAAGCCAGATAAATCAGATTGCGATGCGCCTCGCCCGGCCGATCAAACCCAATCTCTTCTAACAACCCGCTGGCTTCTGCATCGCCTATTTCCATATTGACCAGCGCGCCTATGGAACGGCCCTCGCTCTCGTGCGCCTCCGTAAAGACCTGGGCATACACCTCCTGCACAGCCTTCAAATGGACATCCAGTATTTTGCGATACGCCCCAGCAGATTCCATATCCATCGTGCGCGCCAATACGCGCTGTTCATCCTCTCCTTCGGGCAGCGAATAATCACTGCGATTGTGCATCATCTGCAAGCGGTGTTCCAAACGCCTGAAAAATACATAAGCATCCCGTAGCTGATCGGCCTCCTTACCCGACAGCGCAGATACACGCTGCAACTGCCGGATAGCCTCGAGCGTATTATCCGACCGCGCATTCTCGTGTATGCGCCCCACCAGCAATTGCAAACACTGCACAATAAACTCGATATCCCGGATACCACCCGAGCGCAACTTCAAATGCGTTTCGCGTTGCCCCTTGCTGCCAATCTGATCTTCTATACGCGCCTTAACGCGGTTGATCTCCGTTGCCGGACTGGTATCAAAATAGCGCGGATAGACAAAGGGTTGTACCATCTTCAAAAATCGCTGCCCCAGGGCTTCAGACCCGGCACAACAACGGGCTTTAATCAGCATCTGCCGCTCCCACAACTCGCCCCGCCGCATATAGTAACCCTCATATCCAGCAAGAGGCATCACGAGCGCGCCAGCCGCGCCATCGGGACGCAGGCGCATATCCATGCGATACAAAAATCCCTCTGGCGTCACCTCTGTTGCCGCACGCACAATTTGCTCACACAATCGGGTGAAAAACTCCTGATTCGTCACAGACCGTTCACCATCTGTATTGCCCTCGGCGCTATAGACAAACATCAAATCGATATCCGAACTAAAATTGAGTTCCATACCGCCCAACTTACCCAGCCCAAAAATCGCAAACGCCACAGGCTGTCCATCGCCATTTCGCGGCATGCCATAACGCGCTTGCAAGTCGGGCAACAAAATATCAATCAGCTTTTGCAAACACACATCTGCCAAAATCGACAAATCAGCCGCAACATATTGAATGGCGCGCCCACCGGCCAGATCGCCCACGCCAATACGCAACAACTCGCGTCGCGCACTTCGCCGAACAGCACTAAGCTTGTCTTCGCGCGTATCCACAGCTTCGACAGCCCGATCAAAAGACACCATCAATTGTTCTTTCTCACACGATTGTGCAATGCGATCCGGAGCACCTGTCAACCAGTCAAAAATATCGGGATCGCGCACCAGCATATCAGCCATAAAAGGGCTACCGCCCAAAACGCACAACAACATGCGACACAACTCGGGATACGCTTTGAGCGTGTGCAAAAACGACGCGCGACTGGCCTGCGCGATACGCACAAAATTATGCAGCGCCATATCGGGATCGGGCGCATCGGCCAACGCCTGAAAAAAATCATCGGGAAGTTGACCATCAGCCCCTGAGCCAGCCAACTCTTCGAGATTGTGCAACGCGCGTTCAACATCTCGAAATCCCGCCTGTGCAAGCGCGTCTCGTGCGCCGGGTGTGTCAAAATCAAAAATATCCATAACGAACCTCAGGCTATAACGCCGCATCTCCTGTCTCTCGCGTGCGAATGCGGATCGCTTGTTCAACAGTACTCACAAAAATCTTCCCATCGCCGACTTCGCCCGTGGTGGCAGCTTCCAGGATAGCTTCAATCGCCTTTTCCAACTCGTCGTCAGCGACCACCAGTTCAATTTTGAGTTTTGGCAAAAAATCCACGTGATATTCGCTGCCTCTGTAAAACTCCCGATGCCCTCGCTGGCGGCCAAACCCCCGGTATTCGCCAACCGACATCCCCACCAATCCCAATTCGGTGAGTGCCTCCTTTACTTCATCTAACTTAAACGGCTTGATAAATGCCTCAATTTTTTTCATTACAACCTCCCAAACGCAATGTTGACACCGAACAAAAAAACCTATATCCTGTGCCCATTCAAAAATCACCACCAATACGCGAAAAAGGAACCGCTATGCCTGTTACGAGACTATCGGAAACCACAGCCGAAGAATTCCCCTGGGGCACCCTC encodes:
- the glnE gene encoding bifunctional [glutamate--ammonia ligase]-adenylyl-L-tyrosine phosphorylase/[glutamate--ammonia-ligase] adenylyltransferase, whose protein sequence is MDIFDFDTPGARDALAQAGFRDVERALHNLEELAGSGADGQLPDDFFQALADAPDPDMALHNFVRIAQASRASFLHTLKAYPELCRMLLCVLGGSPFMADMLVRDPDIFDWLTGAPDRIAQSCEKEQLMVSFDRAVEAVDTREDKLSAVRRSARRELLRIGVGDLAGGRAIQYVAADLSILADVCLQKLIDILLPDLQARYGMPRNGDGQPVAFAIFGLGKLGGMELNFSSDIDLMFVYSAEGNTDGERSVTNQEFFTRLCEQIVRAATEVTPEGFLYRMDMRLRPDGAAGALVMPLAGYEGYYMRRGELWERQMLIKARCCAGSEALGQRFLKMVQPFVYPRYFDTSPATEINRVKARIEDQIGSKGQRETHLKLRSGGIRDIEFIVQCLQLLVGRIHENARSDNTLEAIRQLQRVSALSGKEADQLRDAYVFFRRLEHRLQMMHNRSDYSLPEGEDEQRVLARTMDMESAGAYRKILDVHLKAVQEVYAQVFTEAHESEGRSIGALVNMEIGDAEASGLLEEIGFDRPGEAHRNLIYLAFGHVPRIRGTRARQSFTELAPALMQALQESADPDQGLSNLESLVSAYGAGDMFFRILASNQGFRQLMLSLCVGSQFLVQVITRNPGLLDWLVRPEVLYLDPEAEVLHLSPGMDALREQLRAQIEQYGDTPELVSVLNRIKHRELLRFGTRNLVGLTDTFETFEALTMLADAVVQAVYEVVYARLVEKRGVPRNRSGEEVGFVVLGLGKMGGDELSFGSDLDIVFVYGEDGETDGARPQGNLQFFIDLAQQMIAMLEQNTPQGKLYPVDPRLRPEGASGLLALSLESYSRYLETRASTWERMALSRSRVVAGDPVLGEKLLNLFEPFIVGSGFSDEEVATMLDIRKKMERKDGQRSRKVVSIKTDAGGIVDIEFIVQILQLKFAKDHPELRSANTLEALRRLVEGGFLEVEDAQRLQQAYVFLRTVEKVIRRQDEQARTHLPTEDRALTAVARAMGFDTAEVFEDVLKNDMAQTRAIFERVIDIA
- a CDS encoding P-II family nitrogen regulator, with protein sequence MKKIEAFIKPFKLDEVKEALTELGLVGMSVGEYRGFGRQRGHREFYRGSEYHVDFLPKLKIELVVADDELEKAIEAILEAATTGEVGDGKIFVSTVEQAIRIRTRETGDAAL